The DNA sequence CATGAATCCACGTCGTAAAAAAAGATTATCAATTATCTTAGCCGTATTAGTTGGTTTAGGGGCTATTTCAGGCTTAGTGTTATACGCATTGAGCCAAAACATTGACCTGTTCTACAAACCAACTGAAATCCATTATGGCAAACAAGAAACCGGTATCAAGCCTACCGAAGGGCAACGACTAAGAATTGGCGGAATTGTAGTTCCTGGTTCTGTTGTTCGCGATCCGAATAGCTTGAAGGTTCAATTTGATCTGGTCGATATGAGACAACCTTTGGTTTTTCATGAAGATGACATCAAAGTTACGGTGACTTATAACGGTATTCTTCCGGATCTATTTAGAGAAGAACAAGGTATTGTTGCAAACGGTATCTTAAAAGACGGTTTTGTTGTTGAGGCATCAGAAGTCCTGGCCAAACACGACGAAAACTACATGCCAGCAGAAATTGTCGAACAAGCACAATCCAAGCATCAAAAAAGCTATTAAAATATAAAAACTTAACTTTATATTTTGACCAATTAATGGAAATATAAGTTAGTCGTAAGCCGCAGTAATCATGGAGGTAAAGTGTAGTGGAGATTGCACTTTGGTTTTTGGCGATAATCTTTGTAATTATATTTGTCGTGGTCCTAATTTTAGTTTGGAGTCGTTACTCTGAACTGAAAGCCAAAGAGCTCAAAAAGAAGGGTCTAGGTCACGATATCAGAGAACAGCAAAAGTCATTTCGGGTCTTGTTACAAGGCCTTATGAATGATCACCTTATTGCTGCACCACACAAACAAGGATTGTCGATGTTGATCAATAATTACTTTGTGTATCAGCCAATCAATGACATCAATGTTGGCCATTTTAATGAGCTCTATAACACTCTAGTAAAAAGTATTGGCAAGCTGAGAGACGCTCCACACTCAAATAAAGTGAATAT is a window from the Psychrosphaera ytuae genome containing:
- the ccmE gene encoding cytochrome c maturation protein CcmE; the encoded protein is MNPRRKKRLSIILAVLVGLGAISGLVLYALSQNIDLFYKPTEIHYGKQETGIKPTEGQRLRIGGIVVPGSVVRDPNSLKVQFDLVDMRQPLVFHEDDIKVTVTYNGILPDLFREEQGIVANGILKDGFVVEASEVLAKHDENYMPAEIVEQAQSKHQKSY